In endosymbiont of unidentified scaly snail isolate Monju, the following are encoded in one genomic region:
- a CDS encoding DUF4198 domain-containing protein, which produces MGDRRARAARRGEADWPAREWYTRHAKALICVGEGTPGWDYRFGLLLELVPLNDPCAWRPGSPLSMRLLFRGRPIEGVQGVAYRDADPQHKIRQRTDAEGRVSLPLEGHGVWLIKAVHMERADEQDTDWDWGSFWASFTFAG; this is translated from the coding sequence GTGGGTGATCGCCGAGCGCGCGCGGCGCGGCGCGGCGAGGCCGACTGGCCGGCCCGCGAGTGGTACACCCGGCACGCCAAGGCGCTGATCTGTGTCGGCGAGGGCACGCCGGGCTGGGACTACCGTTTCGGCCTGCTGCTGGAGCTGGTGCCCCTGAACGATCCCTGTGCCTGGCGACCGGGATCACCGTTGTCGATGCGCCTGCTGTTCCGGGGGCGTCCGATCGAGGGTGTCCAGGGGGTCGCCTATCGCGACGCCGACCCGCAACACAAGATCCGTCAGCGCACCGATGCCGAGGGGCGGGTCTCGCTGCCACTCGAGGGGCACGGGGTCTGGCTGATCAAGGCCGTGCACATGGAGCGTGCGGATGAGCAGGACACCGACTGGGACTGGGGCAGCTTCTGGGCCTCGTTCACCTTCGCGGGGTGA
- a CDS encoding HupE/UreJ family protein has product MRLLVILSLLFCITATPAHELRPPVITVDLSRAPAVTVTVKANLEALLAGIGTRHKNTNDAPQAARYRALRALSPEALAAETRRAIDTLLRELRLSFDAHPAVLRLREVRIPDAPDTSVARTSELVLEATVPPGSRSLRWAWPRRLGDNVLRVRLPGEPKLYTAWLRDGRPSDPVDIAGLVEPSAAQVFRNYVVLGFTHIVPKGADHILFVLGLFLLSTHWRPLLYQVTAFTLAHTLTLGLSVYGLIALSPAIVEPLIAASIAFVAIENILSPQLKPWRVALVFGFGLLHGMGFAGVLTELGLPESQYLPALLSFNLGVELGQLAVIGGAWLLVLPWSSGERYRRLIVVPVSLAIAAIGLWWTWERIFLTGV; this is encoded by the coding sequence ATGCGCCTCCTCGTCATCCTGTCGTTGCTGTTCTGCATCACCGCCACGCCGGCCCACGAACTGCGCCCCCCGGTCATCACCGTGGACCTGTCCAGGGCCCCGGCGGTGACGGTCACGGTCAAGGCCAATCTCGAGGCCCTGCTGGCCGGCATCGGCACCCGTCACAAGAACACCAACGACGCGCCGCAGGCGGCACGGTACCGTGCCCTGCGCGCCCTGTCACCCGAGGCACTGGCCGCCGAGACCCGACGCGCCATCGACACCCTGTTGCGCGAACTCCGCCTGAGCTTCGACGCGCATCCCGCCGTCTTGCGTCTGCGCGAAGTCCGCATCCCCGATGCACCCGATACCTCCGTCGCCCGCACCAGCGAGCTGGTCCTGGAGGCGACCGTGCCACCGGGCAGCCGATCCCTGCGTTGGGCCTGGCCCCGGCGCCTGGGTGACAACGTGCTGCGCGTGCGCCTGCCCGGCGAGCCGAAGCTGTACACCGCCTGGCTGCGCGACGGCCGCCCCAGCGACCCGGTGGACATCGCGGGCCTGGTCGAACCATCTGCCGCCCAGGTCTTCCGCAACTACGTCGTACTCGGCTTCACCCACATCGTGCCCAAGGGCGCCGACCACATCCTGTTCGTGCTCGGCCTGTTCCTGCTCAGCACCCACTGGCGTCCGCTGCTCTACCAGGTCACGGCCTTCACCCTGGCACACACCCTCACCCTGGGGCTCTCGGTGTACGGCCTGATCGCGCTGTCGCCGGCCATCGTCGAGCCGCTGATCGCCGCCTCCATCGCCTTCGTTGCCATCGAGAACATCCTGTCGCCACAGCTCAAGCCCTGGCGGGTGGCGCTGGTGTTCGGCTTCGGGCTGCTGCACGGCATGGGCTTTGCCGGGGTGCTGACCGAGCTGGGTCTGCCCGAATCGCAGTACCTGCCCGCCCTGCTGAGTTTCAACCTGGGCGTGGAACTCGGCCAACTGGCGGTGATCGGCGGCGCCTGGCTGCTGGTGCTGCCCTGGTCGAGTGGCGAACGCTATCGGCGGCTGATCGTGGTGCCGGTCTCGCTGGCGATCGCGGCGATCGGCCTGTGGTGGACCTGGGAACGGATATTCTTGACCGGCGTCTGA
- a CDS encoding DUF3530 family protein, protein MKAILCKLSLVFCLLCGPVAWAAGPDLEREQRMAEQIVDAILDGEPVELTAEGRAFLGIYTEAEQPRGSVLILHGRGFHPERAEVVQPLRVGLVEHGWNTLSIQLPVLDKQAKCFDYIWLFPHAMPRIEAALDYLAAQGGGPVVIVAHSCGSHMAQHWIREKGEAALKRFDAYVGIGMGATDYRQPMVEPFVLDRMPMPVLDVYGENDYPAVLRMAPERAAMLEKIDNPVSRQVVVPGADHYFTDMNEVLVEVVAEWLDQAFPASE, encoded by the coding sequence ATGAAAGCCATCCTGTGCAAGCTGTCTCTCGTTTTCTGCCTGCTGTGCGGCCCTGTGGCCTGGGCTGCTGGACCCGACCTGGAGCGTGAGCAGCGCATGGCCGAACAGATCGTGGATGCGATCCTCGACGGTGAGCCGGTGGAACTGACGGCCGAAGGTCGGGCTTTCCTTGGCATCTATACCGAGGCCGAGCAGCCCCGCGGCAGCGTGCTGATCCTGCATGGCCGGGGCTTCCATCCCGAGCGGGCGGAGGTGGTGCAGCCGCTGCGCGTGGGCCTGGTCGAGCATGGCTGGAACACCTTGTCGATCCAGCTGCCGGTTCTGGACAAGCAGGCGAAGTGCTTCGACTACATCTGGCTGTTTCCTCATGCCATGCCGCGTATCGAGGCGGCCCTGGACTACCTGGCGGCGCAGGGCGGGGGACCGGTAGTGATCGTCGCGCACAGTTGTGGCTCGCACATGGCGCAGCACTGGATTCGCGAGAAGGGCGAGGCAGCCCTGAAGCGCTTCGACGCCTATGTGGGGATCGGCATGGGTGCCACCGATTACCGGCAGCCCATGGTGGAACCTTTCGTGCTCGACCGCATGCCCATGCCGGTGCTCGATGTCTATGGCGAGAACGACTACCCCGCGGTGCTACGCATGGCGCCGGAGCGGGCGGCCATGCTGGAGAAGATCGACAACCCGGTATCGCGCCAGGTCGTGGTGCCGGGTGCCGATCACTATTTCACCGACATGAACGAGGTGCTGGTGGAAGTGGTGGCGGAATGGCTGGACCAGGCCTTTCCCGCCTCCGAGTGA
- a CDS encoding rhodanese-like domain-containing protein → MKLKTLISTGILACSLAFAGGALAAAHGNMKVGITPTLKKFEGTVNGKKITIMRNQNTKNTVNPSFAKTSRPCPPFCIQPIKLAPGVETIGEVELIGYIKRMAEGDKSVMLVDSRTPDWVARGTIPGAVNIPWTKLNPAKGADPISIGEILTDQFGAKEIEGLWDFSNAKTLVMFCNGMWCGQSPNNIKNLLRFGYPAHKIKWYRGGMQDWEILGLSTVKP, encoded by the coding sequence ATGAAACTCAAGACACTCATCAGTACCGGCATCCTGGCCTGCTCCCTCGCCTTCGCCGGCGGTGCACTGGCAGCCGCCCATGGCAACATGAAGGTCGGCATCACCCCCACCTTGAAAAAATTCGAAGGCACGGTGAACGGCAAGAAGATTACGATCATGCGTAATCAGAACACCAAGAACACCGTCAACCCGTCCTTCGCCAAGACCTCGCGTCCCTGCCCGCCCTTCTGCATTCAGCCGATCAAGCTGGCACCGGGCGTGGAGACCATCGGCGAGGTCGAGCTCATCGGCTACATCAAGCGCATGGCCGAGGGCGACAAGAGCGTGATGCTGGTCGATTCGCGTACCCCCGACTGGGTGGCCAGGGGCACCATCCCGGGCGCCGTGAACATTCCCTGGACCAAGCTCAACCCGGCCAAGGGTGCCGACCCCATCTCCATCGGCGAGATCCTGACCGACCAGTTCGGCGCCAAGGAGATCGAGGGTCTGTGGGACTTCTCCAACGCCAAGACGCTGGTGATGTTCTGCAACGGCATGTGGTGCGGCCAGTCACCGAACAACATCAAGAACCTGCTGCGCTTCGGCTACCCGGCACACAAGATCAAGTGGTACCGCGGCGGCATGCAGGACTGGGAGATTCTGGGCCTGAGCACTGTGAAGCCCTGA
- the serS gene encoding serine--tRNA ligase, which translates to MLDPKRFRTELDEIAAQLARRGFALDTDRIRALEERRKALQVRTQELQNERNTRSRSIGRAKAAGEDIQPLLDAVADLGEQLKAAEAELAEVQGALREILLGVPNLPHSSVPDGEDEDDNREERRWGEPPAFDFEPKDHVDLGEALGGLDFDAAAKITGSRFVVMRGDIARLHRALTQFMLDVHTTEHGYVETYVPYMVNADSLYGTGQLPKFAEDLFHLEGTDYHLIPTAEVPVTNLVRDVILEAGELPCRWVAHTPCFRSEAGAYGRDTRGMIRQHQFDKVELVQVVRPEESFEALEQLTGHAEAILQKLGLLYRVVTLCTGDLGFSATKTYDIEVWLPGQGKYREISSCSNFVDFQARRLQARWRNPETGKPELVHTLNGSGLAVGRTLVAVLENYQQADGSVIVPEALRPWMGGQEVIEPA; encoded by the coding sequence ATGCTGGACCCCAAACGTTTCCGTACCGAACTCGACGAGATCGCCGCGCAACTCGCGCGTCGCGGTTTTGCCCTGGACACCGACCGCATCCGCGCGCTCGAGGAGCGCCGCAAGGCCCTGCAGGTGCGCACCCAGGAGCTGCAGAACGAGCGTAATACTCGCTCCCGGTCCATCGGTCGTGCCAAGGCCGCGGGCGAGGACATCCAGCCGTTGCTCGATGCGGTGGCCGACCTCGGTGAGCAGCTCAAGGCCGCCGAGGCCGAGCTGGCCGAGGTGCAGGGTGCGCTGCGCGAGATCCTGCTCGGCGTGCCCAACCTGCCGCATTCCTCGGTACCCGATGGCGAGGATGAAGACGACAACCGCGAGGAGCGCCGCTGGGGCGAGCCGCCCGCATTCGATTTCGAGCCGAAGGACCACGTCGACCTCGGCGAGGCGCTGGGGGGGCTGGATTTCGATGCCGCGGCGAAGATCACCGGTTCGCGCTTCGTGGTGATGCGTGGCGACATCGCCCGGCTGCATCGCGCACTCACCCAGTTCATGCTGGACGTGCACACCACCGAGCACGGCTACGTCGAGACCTATGTGCCCTACATGGTCAATGCCGACAGCCTGTACGGCACCGGCCAGCTGCCCAAGTTCGCCGAGGACCTGTTCCACCTCGAGGGCACCGACTATCACCTGATTCCCACCGCCGAGGTGCCGGTGACCAATCTGGTGCGCGATGTCATCCTCGAGGCCGGCGAGCTGCCGTGTCGCTGGGTGGCGCATACCCCCTGCTTCCGTTCCGAGGCCGGCGCCTACGGGCGCGACACCCGGGGCATGATCCGACAGCACCAGTTCGACAAGGTGGAGCTGGTGCAGGTGGTGCGGCCCGAGGAATCGTTCGAGGCACTCGAGCAGCTCACCGGCCATGCCGAGGCCATCCTGCAGAAGCTGGGGCTGCTCTACCGGGTAGTCACCCTGTGTACCGGCGATCTGGGTTTCTCTGCCACCAAGACCTACGACATCGAGGTCTGGCTCCCGGGGCAGGGCAAGTATCGCGAGATCTCGTCCTGTTCGAACTTTGTGGACTTCCAGGCGCGCCGCCTGCAGGCGCGCTGGCGCAACCCCGAGACCGGCAAGCCCGAGCTGGTGCATACTCTCAACGGTTCCGGCCTGGCGGTGGGTCGCACCCTCGTCGCCGTGCTGGAGAACTACCAGCAGGCCGACGGCAGCGTGATCGTTCCCGAGGCATTGCGCCCCTGGATGGGCGGGCAGGAAGTCATCGAGCCGGCCTGA
- a CDS encoding DUF190 domain-containing protein, with protein sequence MTTSDVTVVRIYCSEKGGEHRRLLDLLHDREQVAGVTAFRGIAGFGGSGRIHETHLLDISLDLPVIIEFFDRPERVEAIMEHLRPLVKPGHMIAWPARANLD encoded by the coding sequence ATGACGACGAGCGACGTGACCGTGGTGCGCATCTATTGCAGCGAGAAGGGCGGGGAGCACCGCCGCCTGCTGGACCTGTTGCACGACCGCGAGCAGGTTGCGGGGGTCACGGCCTTTCGTGGCATTGCCGGCTTCGGCGGTTCGGGACGGATCCACGAGACCCACCTGCTGGACATCTCGCTCGACCTGCCTGTGATCATCGAATTCTTCGACCGCCCCGAGCGGGTCGAGGCGATCATGGAACACCTGCGCCCGCTGGTGAAGCCGGGCCACATGATCGCCTGGCCGGCGCGGGCCAACCTGGACTGA